In a genomic window of Gossypium arboreum isolate Shixiya-1 chromosome 7, ASM2569848v2, whole genome shotgun sequence:
- the LOC108480395 gene encoding putative phospholipid:diacylglycerol acyltransferase 2 — protein sequence MASVLRFRKLCYVESAVKCTSVGYESFEIDEKLDKKEEDVLSANNFALEINKKRKQPKRQPKEWRCLDSCCWIIGYLCTTWWLLLFFYHCFPVTLLRVPELPGPGVRLKLEGLTALHPVVLVPGIVTGGLELWEGRPCADGLFRKRLWGGGSFTQIFKRPLCLLEHLSLHYETGLDPQGIRVRAVPGLVGADYFAPGYFVWAVLIENLAKIGYEGKNLHMAAYDWRLSFQNTEIRDHALTRLKSKIELMYISNGYKKVVAVPHSMGVIYFLHFLKWVETPPPMGGGGGPGWCAKHIKAVMNIGPAFLGVPKAVSNLFSAEGKDVSYIRAMAPGVFNSEILGLQTFERVMRMARTWDSIVSLLPKGGEVIWGNMDRSPEEGHVCDFSKKSHSKTSLTTNNVNNSDLKRGFLVKDLANYGRIISFGKPASILHSSKLPTSDSKVFSRTSTSENFNNFSCGEAWTEYDEMSRQSIQNVAADKAYTTTTLLDLLRFVAPKMMRRAEAHFSHGIAENLDDPKYNHYKYWSNPLETKLSDAPDMEIYCMYGVGIPTERSYVYKLSPNSRCKSIPYQIDNSVHGEDGSCLKGGVYFADGDESVPVLSAGFMCAKGWRGRTRFNPSGIATYIREYRHKPPTSLMEGRGIESGSHVDIMGNFALIEDIMRVASGATGDEIGGDQIHSDIIKMSERINLGL from the exons ATGGCCTCTGTTCTTAGGTTTAGGAAACTATGCTATGTAGAGTCAGCGGTTAAGTGTACTTCAGTGGGGTATGAATCTTTTGAGATTGATGAAAAACTCGACAAGAAGGAAGAGGATGTCCTTTCTGCTAACAACTTTGCCTTGGAAATcaacaagaagagaaaacaacCTAAGAGGCAACCAAAAGAATGGAGGTGCTTAGATTCTTGCTGTTGGATTATTGGTTACCTTTGCACCACTTGGTGGCTCCTTTTGTTCTTCTACCACTGCTTTCCGGTTACATTGCTTCGGGTTCCTGAATTACCAGGCCCCGGAGTGAGGCTTAAGCTTGAAGGCTTGACGGCCCTTCACCCTGTCGTTTTAGTCCCTGGCATTGTCACCGGTGGCCTAGAGCTTTGGGAAGGCAGGCCTTGTGCCGATGGTCTGTTTCGTAAACGCCTTTGGGGTGGTGGTAGCTTCACTCAGATCTTCAAAAG GCCTTTGTGTTTGTTGGAGCACTTATCTTTGCACTATGAAACTGGCCTTGACCCACAAGGAATCCGAGTTCGTGCCGTTCCGGGGCTGGTTGGAGCCGACTATTTTGCTCCTGGATATTTCGTGTGGGCTGTtctcattgaaaatttggcgaaaATCGGCTATGAGGGCAAGAATTTGCATATGGCTGCTTATGATTGGAGGCTATCTTTCCAGAATACAGAG ATTCGGGACCATGCTCTTACTAGGCTGAAAAGTAAAATTGAGCTAATGTATATAAGCAATGGGTATAAGAAAGTGGTAGCGGTGCCCCATTCCATGGGGGTCATCTATTTTCTTCACTTCCTTAAATGGGTTGAAACACCTCCTCCTATGGGGGGCGGTGGTGGTCCAGGTTGGTGTGCCAAGCACATCAAGGCCGTCATGAATATTGGCCCTGCGTTTCTCGGTGTTCCAAAGGCTGTTAGTAATTTGTTCTCTGCTGAGGGCAAAGATGTTTCTTACATCAG AGCTATGGCGCCGGGAGTTTTCAATTCCGAGATTTTGGGCCTTCAAACATTTGAACGTGTTATGCGAATGGCTCGGACATGGGACTCCATCGTGTCATTGCTGCCTAAAGGTGGAGAGGTCATTTGGGGAAACATGGACCGGTCTCCTGAAGAAGGTCATGTTTGTGACTTCTCCAAGAAAAGTCATTCTAAGACCTCTCTAACCACTAATAATGTCAACAACAGTGACCTTAAGAGAGGCTTCTTAGTCAAAGATCTGGCTAACTATGGAAGAATAATATCTTTCGGCAAGCCAGCCTCAATTTTACATTCCTCAAAGCTTCCCACTTCTGATTCAAAG GTATTTTCGCGAACGAGTACTTCCGAAAATTTCAATAACTTTTCGTGTGGAGAGGCATGGACTGAATATGATGAGATGAGCAGGCAAAGCATCCAAAATGTTGCAGCAGATAAAGCTTACACAACTACAACTCTTCTTGATCTGCTTCGGTTTGTGGCACCGAAAATGATGAGACGAGCCGAAGCTCATTTTTCACATGGAATAGCTGAAAATCTTGATGACCCTAAATACAACCATTACAAATACTGGTCTAATCCACTTGAAACGAA ATTATCTGATGCTCCGGACATGGAgatatattgcatgtatggtgTCGGAATTCCGACTGAACGATCATACGTGTACAAGCTATCACCTAACAGTAGGTGCAAAAGCATTCCATACCAGATTGATAACTCAGTCCACGGAGAAGATGGTAGCTGCTTGAAAGGTGGAGTCTATTTTGCAGACGGGGACGAGAGTGTACCGGTTCTAAGTGCCGGCTTCATGTGTGCGAAAGGTTGGAGAGGACGAACCCGGTTCAATCCATCTGGTATTGCCACATACATCAGGGAGTACCGGCACAAGCCGCCAACTAGTCTGATGGAAGGGAGGGGGATCGAGAGTGGGTCACACGTCGACATCATGGGAAATTTCGCTCTGATCGAAGACATAATGCGTGTTGCATCTGGTGCCACCGGGGACGAGATAGGAGGCGATCAGATTCACTCCGACATCATAAAGATGTCGGAAAGAATTAACCTTGGGCTATGA
- the LOC108457765 gene encoding uncharacterized protein LOC108457765: MAASESTPTREEEEGEQLEEDRFVSSHHPSAPPDELFDISTTVDPSYVISLIRKLLPVEPKNVDNTEIRGSNCNNEVVNSSNDSCKSMGIVDDPTKSDFRGEGDEDSHKEENACLSAGEEVWEECGCVLWDLAANQTHAELMVQNFVLEVLLANLMVTQSVRVTEICLGIMGNLACHEVPLKHIVSSNGLIAVIVDQLFLDDTQCLCEAFRLLSSGLQGGECIKWAEALQFEHILSRILWVMENTLNPQLIEKSVGLLLSMIESQREVEHILLSPLMKLGLASVLVNLLTFEMSKLTNDRIPERYPVLDVILRALEALCVIDVCSQEICSNKEIFQLVCDLIKFPDKVEVSTSCVTAGLLIANILSDVPDLASSISQDLPFLQGLFDIFPFTSDDSEARCALWNVIARFLVRVREDEMSASNLRQYVFILLSKSDVIEDDLFDHQFDEKKENESLATSGRKSDARTLALRRITSILNKWNALKDFCEKDMMEDYATNEKIGRLLDICHGHNISGTSE, from the exons ATGGCGGCATCGGAATCAACTCCTacaagagaagaagaagaaggagagcAACTGGAAGAAGACCGTTTTGTCTCTTCGCATCACCCTTCCGCACCGCCCGATGAG TTATTTGATATTTCCACAACTGTTGATCCGAGTTATGTAATTTCATTGATAAGGAAACTTCTTCCAGTTGAACCGAAGAACGTTGATAATACTGAAATTCGGGGATCAAATTGTAATAATGAAGTTGTAAATTCATCAAATGATAGTTGTAAAAGCATGGGTATTGTTGATGATCCTACTAAATCTGATTTTCGAGGGGAAGGTGATGAAGATTCGCATAAGGAGGAAAATGCTTGTTTATCAGCTGGGGAAGAGGTCTGGGAGGAGTGTGGTTGTGTTCTGTGGGATCTTGCTGCAAACCAAACTCATGCTGAGCTCATG GTGCAAAATTTTGTACTTGAAGTTCTTTTAGCAAACCTTATGGTTACCCAATCCGTTCGTGTAACT GAGATTTGTCTCGGAATTATGGGAAATTTAGCTTGCCATGAAGTTCCCTTGAAGCATATAGTCTCTTCAAACGGACTAATTGCTGTGATAGTAGATCAGTTGTTTTTAGATGACACCCAATGTCTATGTGAAGCTTTCCG GCTGTTAAGTTCTGGTCTTCAAGGTGGTGAATGCATAAAATGGGCAGAAGCATTGCAGTTTGAACACATTTTAAGCCGCATTTTATGGGTCATGGAAAACACGTTAAATCCACAGCTTATTGAAAAG AGTGTTGGACTTCTATTGTCCATGATAGAAAGTCAGAGGGAAGTTGAGCATATTCTTCTCTCGCCTTTGATGAAACTTGGTTTAGCAAGCGTACTGGTTAATCTTTTAACTTTTGAGATGAGCAAACTTACAAATGACAGAATACCTGAAAG GTACCCTGTTCTTGATGTTATTCTTCGTGCACTTGAAGCCCTCTGTGTTATAGATGTATGTTCTCAGGAAATCTGCTCAAATAAAGAAATTTTCCAACTAGTCTGTGACTTGATCAAATTTCCTGATAAAGTTGAG GTCTCTACCTCCTGTGTGACTGCTGGACTTTTAATTGCAAATATTCTGTCTGATGTTCCTGATCTAGCTTCAAGCATATCACAAG ATTTGCCTTTCTTGCAGGGACTGTTTGATATTTTCCCATTTACTTCAGATGATTCTGAAGCACGATGTGCACTATGGAATGTTATTGCAAGGTTCCTAGTTCGAGTGCGAGAAGATGAGATGAGTGCTTCTAATCTACGCCAATATGTGTTTATTCTATTGAGCAAATCTGATGTGATAGAAGATGATCTTTTTGATCACCAATTTGatgagaaaaaggaaaatgaGAGCTTGGCCACCTCTGGCAGAAAATCAGATGCCCGAACTCTTGCT CTTAGAAGGATAACCAGCATATTGAACAAGTGGAATGCTTTAAAGGATTTTTGTGAGAAGGATATGATGGAGGATTACGCAACTAATGAAAAAATTGGTAGATTGTTGGATATCTGTCATGGACACAACAT ATCTGGTACTTCTGAATAA
- the LOC108457793 gene encoding GDSL esterase/lipase At5g22810 produces MKFSSNFIVVFVLFAFVLTMANGQPLVPAMFIFGDSVVDVGNNNNLYTIIKADFPPYGRDFLNHKPTGRFCNGKLASDFTAENIGFTDYPPAYLSKKAKGNNLLIGANFASASSGYYETTAKLYHTLSLSKQLENYKQYQNKLVAIVGKSNASSIISDGIYLISSGSSDFLQNYYINPLLYKSYTPDQFSDVLIESYANFIQNLYKLGARKIGVTTLPPLGCLPAAITVFGSDSNECVAKLNTEAVSFNNKLNATSQRLQTKLPNLKLVVFDIYQSLYNLVTKPADNGFAEARKACCGTGLLETSILCNPKSIGTCANASEYVFWDGFHPSEAANKILADDLLSSGISLIS; encoded by the exons ATGAAGTTTTCAAGCAATTTCATAGTTGTATTTGTGCTCTTTGCATTTGTGCTCACAATGGCTAATGGACAACCCCTTGTTCCTGCCATGTTCATATTCGGGGACTCGGTTGTTGATGTAGGAAACAACAATAACCTCTACACTATCATAAAAGCAGACTTCCCTCCTTATGGGAGGGATTTTTTGAATCACAAACCAACCGGGAGATTCTGTAATGGAAAATTAGCCTCGGACTTCACTG CTGAGAACATTGGCTTCACTGATTACCCACCAGCTTATCTTAGCAAAAAGGCCAAAGGAAATAACCTGTTAATTGGAGCCAATTTTGCATCAGCTTCTTCTGGTTATTATGAGACTACGGCAAAGTTATAT CATACACTGTCATTGAGTAAGCAATTGGAGAACTACAAGCAGTATCAAAATAAATTGGTTGCCATTGTAGGGAAATCCAATGCTTCTTCAATAATATCGGATGGAATCTACCTTATCAGTTCTGGGAGCAGTGATTTTCTTCAAAACTATTACATTAATCCTCTTTTATACAAGTCCTATACACCTGATCAATTCTCGGATGTTCTCATTGAATCATATGCTAACTTCATTCAG AATTTGTACAAGCTCGGAGCAAGGAAAATTGGAGTGACGACATTGCCACCGTTGGGATGCTTACCAGCAGCCATAACAGTTTTCGGGTCAGATAGCAACGAGTGTGTGGCTAAGTTAAATACGGAAGCAGTTTCATTCAACAACAAGCTCAATGCAACATCTCAAAGGTTACAGACAAAGCTCCCCAACCTTAAATTGGTGGTCTTTGACATCTACCAATCTCTCTATAATCTTGTCACTAAACCTGCTGACAACG GTTTTGCAGAAGCAAGAAAAGCTTGTTGTGGAACCGGATTGTTGGAAACATCAATATTGTGCAATCCCAAATCCATTGGGACATGCGCAAATGCATCTGAATATGTTTTCTGGGATGGATTCCACCCATCAGAAGCTGCAAACAAGATTTTAGCAGATGATCTGTTGAGCAGTGGAATTTCTCTTATTTCCTAA
- the LOC108471930 gene encoding aspartic proteinase 36-like isoform X1, protein MVSRSFCKRREMAAVFPAWIMVTILVLEASLVMGGFQASLKLERRIPLVSHEVELGRLREFDRLRHGRLLQSSGGVVDFPVRGTYDPFLVGLYYTKLQIGSPPKEYYVQIDTGSDVLWIGCNSCNGCPESSGLQIELNLYDPGSSSTSSLVSCSDQRCNAGVQSSDSGCSGQGNQCSYTFQYGDGSGTSGYYVADLLHFSTILEGSMTANSTAPIMFGCSVLQTGDLTKSDRAVDGIFGFGQQSLSVISQLSSQGMAPRVFSHCLRGKNGGGGILVFGEILEPNMVYTPLVPSQPHYNLDLRSISVGGQVLSIDPSVFSTSSSQGTIVDSGTTLAYLADEAYDAFVDAITKTVSQTVRPVLSKGNQCYLITSSVTDIFPQVSLNFAGGASLILNPPDYLVQQSSIGGAAVWCIGFQKIQGQGITILGDLVLKDKIIVYDLANQRIGWTDYDCSMSVNVSANLNSGRTEFVNAGQMSNDGSSPYQLQSIIASLLNMIMLAALLFS, encoded by the exons ATGGTGTCACGAAGTTTTTGTAAGAGAAGGGAAATGGCGGCGGTTTTTCCCGCCTGGATCATGGTAACGATTTTGGTTTTGGAGGCTAGCCTGGTTATGGGTGGTTTTCAAGCGAGTTTGAAACTGGAGAGAAGGATTCCACTGGTGAGTCATGAAGTGGAGCTGGGTCGACTCAGAGAATTCGATAGACTCAGGCATGGAAGGTTGTTGCAGTCTTCTGGCGGTGTCGTGGATTTTCCTGTTCGAGGCACCTATGATCCATTTCTTGTTGG aTTATATTATACAAAATTACAAATAGGTTCTCCTCCAAAGGAATACTATGTACAAATTGATACTGGAAGTGATGTTCTATGGATAGGTTGCAATTCCTGCAATGGTTGCCCTGAATCTAGTGGACTTCAA ATTGAACTTAATTTGTATGATCCTGGAAGCTCATCAACATCTTCATTGGTCTCATGTTCAGACCAAAGATGTAATGCGGGCGTTCAATCATCCGATTCGGGTTGTTCCGGACAGGGAAATCAATGCAGTTACACATTTCAGTATGGAGATGGAAGTGGAACATCAGGGTATTATGTAGCTGATTTGTTGCATTTCAGTACAATTCTTGAGGGATCCATGACTGCAAACTCTACAGCTCCCATTATGTTTGG GTGCAGTGTGTTACAGACCGGAGACTTGACAAAGTCTGATCGAGCAGTTGATGGAATCTTCGGGTTTGGACAGCAGAGTTTGTCCGTAATCTCACAACTTTCATCACAGGGAATGGCACCTAGAGTGTTTTCTCATTGCTTAAGAGGGAAAAATGGTGGTGGGGGTATACTTGTTTTCGGAGAGATTTTGGAACCCAATATGGTTTATACTCCGCTCGTCCCATCACA GCCTCACTACAATCTTGATCTGCGGAGCATTTCCGTTGGTGGACAAGTTTTATCAATTGACCCATCAGTGTTTTCAACATCAAGTAGCCAAGGAACAATAGTTGATTCTGGGACAACTTTGGCATACCTAGCTGATGAAGCTTATGATGCTTTTGTAGATGCT ATCACGAAAACTGTTTCGCAAACTGTGCGCCCTGTTCTTTCCAAAGGAAATCAATGTTATCTAATAACCTCCAG TGTCACCGACATATTCCCTCAAGTTAGTCTGAACTTTGCTGGTGGTGCCTCCTTGATTTTAAATCCGCCCGACTATCTCGTGCAGCAGAGCTCTATT GGTGGTGCTGCAGTTTGGTGCATCGGTTTTCAGAAAATTCAGGGTCAGGGAATAACAATTTTAGGAG ATCTTGTTCTGAAAGACAAAATCATTGTTTATGATCTGGCAAATCAACGGATCGGATGGACTGACTATGACT GTTCAATGTCCGTCAATGTGTCGGCAAATCTTAACTCCGGAAGAACAGAATTTGTGAATGCAGGGCAGATGAGCAACGATGGTTCGTCACCATATCAACTTCAGAGCATCATAGCTTCGCTTCTAAATATGATCATGCTTGCTGCTCTACTGTTTTCCTAG
- the LOC108471930 gene encoding aspartic proteinase 36-like isoform X2 yields MVSRSFCKRREMAAVFPAWIMVTILVLEASLVMGGFQASLKLERRIPLVSHEVELGRLREFDRLRHGRLLQSSGGVVDFPVRGTYDPFLVGLYYTKLQIGSPPKEYYVQIDTGSDVLWIGCNSCNGCPESSGLQIELNLYDPGSSSTSSLVSCSDQRCNAGVQSSDSGCSGQGNQCSYTFQYGDGSGTSGYYVADLLHFSTILEGSMTANSTAPIMFGCSVLQTGDLTKSDRAVDGIFGFGQQSLSVISQLSSQGMAPRVFSHCLRGKNGGGGILVFGEILEPNMVYTPLVPSQPHYNLDLRSISVGGQVLSIDPSVFSTSSSQGTIVDSGTTLAYLADEAYDAFVDAITKTVSQTVRPVLSKGNQCYLITSSVTDIFPQVSLNFAGGASLILNPPDYLVQQSSIGGAAVWCIGFQKIQGQGITILGGLSLIFVGRSCSERQNHCL; encoded by the exons ATGGTGTCACGAAGTTTTTGTAAGAGAAGGGAAATGGCGGCGGTTTTTCCCGCCTGGATCATGGTAACGATTTTGGTTTTGGAGGCTAGCCTGGTTATGGGTGGTTTTCAAGCGAGTTTGAAACTGGAGAGAAGGATTCCACTGGTGAGTCATGAAGTGGAGCTGGGTCGACTCAGAGAATTCGATAGACTCAGGCATGGAAGGTTGTTGCAGTCTTCTGGCGGTGTCGTGGATTTTCCTGTTCGAGGCACCTATGATCCATTTCTTGTTGG aTTATATTATACAAAATTACAAATAGGTTCTCCTCCAAAGGAATACTATGTACAAATTGATACTGGAAGTGATGTTCTATGGATAGGTTGCAATTCCTGCAATGGTTGCCCTGAATCTAGTGGACTTCAA ATTGAACTTAATTTGTATGATCCTGGAAGCTCATCAACATCTTCATTGGTCTCATGTTCAGACCAAAGATGTAATGCGGGCGTTCAATCATCCGATTCGGGTTGTTCCGGACAGGGAAATCAATGCAGTTACACATTTCAGTATGGAGATGGAAGTGGAACATCAGGGTATTATGTAGCTGATTTGTTGCATTTCAGTACAATTCTTGAGGGATCCATGACTGCAAACTCTACAGCTCCCATTATGTTTGG GTGCAGTGTGTTACAGACCGGAGACTTGACAAAGTCTGATCGAGCAGTTGATGGAATCTTCGGGTTTGGACAGCAGAGTTTGTCCGTAATCTCACAACTTTCATCACAGGGAATGGCACCTAGAGTGTTTTCTCATTGCTTAAGAGGGAAAAATGGTGGTGGGGGTATACTTGTTTTCGGAGAGATTTTGGAACCCAATATGGTTTATACTCCGCTCGTCCCATCACA GCCTCACTACAATCTTGATCTGCGGAGCATTTCCGTTGGTGGACAAGTTTTATCAATTGACCCATCAGTGTTTTCAACATCAAGTAGCCAAGGAACAATAGTTGATTCTGGGACAACTTTGGCATACCTAGCTGATGAAGCTTATGATGCTTTTGTAGATGCT ATCACGAAAACTGTTTCGCAAACTGTGCGCCCTGTTCTTTCCAAAGGAAATCAATGTTATCTAATAACCTCCAG TGTCACCGACATATTCCCTCAAGTTAGTCTGAACTTTGCTGGTGGTGCCTCCTTGATTTTAAATCCGCCCGACTATCTCGTGCAGCAGAGCTCTATT GGTGGTGCTGCAGTTTGGTGCATCGGTTTTCAGAAAATTCAGGGTCAGGGAATAACAATTTTAGGAG GTTTGTCCTTGATCTTTGTTGGCAGATCTTGTTCTGAAAGACAAAATCATTGTTTATGA